The genomic window AAATAACCCACATAAACATGTGAGGTATGACATCAATAGATGTTGAGGCGTCAGTAACCAGCTTGAGCATCTGCCACCCCAAATATTTTTGGCCTGCTGGTCAGTGTTGACTACCATTTAGACGGgtcacacacactgtatgTTAGACTTTGGTGTAGTACACATATGATCACAATAAACAAAGAACCACATGGTACTGACCCAATGGGCTGTATAATAGACTGGTACATAATAGGTGAGTACATCTGTAAGGAACTCCGACTAAGTGATGATAATGCAGATTGAGACCTAACAGACTGATGCCTGATACAACAGCAAGGTGTGCCTTGCAAGTTTATGGATTAttataatgatgatgatgacgatgatagCCATGGAAGTGAGATACAAATAGCTGGCAGACAGGGATGGATGATCAACAGCATAAAGTCAGTCTAACAATCAAGCATGGAGTCTCCCACTTCAAGATGAAATAGTGTATGAGAAAGTATGTCGAAGACAAACATGGAGCATCTTGTGAGTCATCTCCAACTCAAAACAAGCATCTTATCCTGGAAGCCACCCAATAGATAAGCAATCCACTCACTGTATGCATCAAGTGGCATCAAGTGGCATCAAGTGGCATCAAGTGGCATCCAGCCACTCAACAGTCGCAATctccacccacacacacacacacacacacacacacacacacacacacacacacacacacacacacacacacacacacacacacacacacaccacaatcatTGCAAACCTCTGATTGTGATTGCGCAAGATTGAATGCATAGATCACCATacacttgtgtgtgtggagactgtgtgtgtttccTAGTAAAAACAGAGGGAGCATGATAATTGCTCTCCCAGTCCACCAGGAGTTTGTCATCTACTCTCACTTGTGTGTAGAGTAAACATGaaaggaagagagagagagagagagagagagagagagagagagagagagagagagagagagagagagagagaggaatGTGTATAACAATGACTCATTGCATTTAAAAGACTAAGCCAATGTGTTATTATTGAACTTCCATCATTGAGCCAGATTGTGTGGTCAGCATTAGGTCTGTATGCAAAACACCTGTTTTTCTTGCTCGCGTTTAGTGTGCACTGCACACAATCTCGGATACGACTTCTGTTCTTCAGACCGCTAAGGTCGATCTCCGGTCGCCATCCGGATGCCAGCGCTCCCCACTCCAGCAGGCGACCGCAAACCTTGCAGAAACGAGTCGCACGTGACTCACGTGACGTACACCTACTATTACAATCGGTTTCTGTAAGAAACTtgacaaaaatataaaaatccGGGGCGGAATTTTGTTGTACCCGCACAAGCATAAAGGTCTCTTTACTTTGAACGGAGAGTAGGAGAGAGGGACGCAGTTTGTGTATTTTTTTCTtatctctgtttgtgtatgagtCAACGAGCAGAGatcacaacaacacaacttgTTTCAATTGCTCAAAGCCGCAAGAACGTCGCAACCTGTGACCGCATGGAAACGCGAAATTAGCGTCGCCTGTAGCGAGGCCACATCCTTGCGACCACTTGGAGTTCTCACACCGAGTTCTCCTCATAGGCATATGAATAGGACGAATTGCGGGGCGGAGGTCGAATTAGGAGGAGCGAGTCAAGCCTCGACGACAACAAATCGGATTGAGTAGAAATCCGGAGGTCACGGCAATCTGGATGACGGGTCGAATATATTGTTTCCTGGGGAATTTTGACGTCAGGGGAAGTCCCGCGACGCGACTGTGCTTGGTGGGATGTCCGCGTCAGCTGTAACAACCAGATGGATGACACCTGGCGGTTAGACGAGATGAAAAACGAAACAGAGATGGTCAATAAGAGAAGAGCAATGAACCTACAGGCGGTTTTGACAGCCACCTCGGAAGGTGGCGCATATTTCGCCTCGTGGTGTCGCTAACTAAGTGACATCCGTACACCACACGACATCACAAAAATCAGGCAAAATCGAGGACAAATTGTTTCACATtgaaaaacaaaaagaaataTGGGGTGGTCATCGTACACGTTCGTTTCACAACGTACGCCGTCGTTCGTCGAGCGTGTCAATTACATTAGCACAGGAACTGCACACGTTGCGTGCCTACTTCCGCCCCAATTGGAGAGATGATAGCTTTATCTCCATATGGCTGGCGCCGTGCAAATTTAGTGAGACGAGCTGGATGTTGCCACGCAGCCACCCTCGACAGAAACGTCGCGAGTGGATATCCTGGCGACGGTTAGAGACGAAATCGTGTAAGGAAAAGGTCAAATGGCGAAGAGGGAGAACGTTTTGGCGGGTACCACGCCCACCTGTCTAATTGACTGAAATGCGATTATGAGAGAAATCGACCGCGAGGCGAGAGTTGGAGAGACAAGGAGACGAATTCGATAACGGGGGTGCGTTTCGAGTGACGTACCTTAGTGTGGTGTAGACGAGAAGTGCTGCTGTGTTGTAACTCGGACGGGAAGCCTTGACGGAGCCAACAAGCGCCTAGCCTAACCAGCGACGCGCCAACAAGTCTGGTACGATTCACGTGACACGTCGCGACCAATCGCCGACACGCTTTCGATACGGGTTCTACTAATTAATCAATGCATATGGATCACGTGACGTCGCCGGATCCAATAAGCGGTAATCTGTTGCAAGGCAGCAGCTGGCTGCGCACGGAAATTACTGATGTAGGTTTGTGGACTGGAGCGAGACGCGACGAGACGGCGCGGCTGTCCAGGAGCTATACGGCCTCCACGTCATCCCGTCCCACAAGTTTATAGACCCGTGCTCAGCGCGCTAGCGCACCACTCGTCTCTCTGGCTTCGTACACTGTAGCAACATCAGTAGCGTCGCCTTGCGGACAAGTCACATGTTCAAGTCGAAGAGAAACGCGCTTATCAAGGCCCTCTGGCGATCTCGTGTCGTCGAGAAGGAGTCGGCAATCGAAGAGACGCTCTACCAGGCGTGCAAGTGTCTCTTCAAGCGACTCAAAAAGAACAAGGACCTCGAGGACCTCCGCGAGCTCGTCGTCGCCGCTCGCGACGGTGGGGAGGAATCGAGCGGGCCGTGTTTCTTCGCTGATTGCGATGAGATCGAGACGCAAGCCGGACGTCTGTCGCCCGAGGTCTTGACGTGTCGTGTGTGGCGCTGGGTCGACGTCGACGAGCGCTCGCGCCTCAAATCTCGCCCTTGCTGCGAGAGAAAGAGCCGAAAAAGCGACGACGGCCTCGTCTGTATCAATCCCTATCACTACAGTCGAATCGATCGCGAAGGTGAGTCAAAAATGGTGGGAAAAATGTGCTCGTCCATCTTTCTTTTTCACTATTCTGACTGAACGGTGGTCCGTTTGTGTGTTCTcgctgtgtctatctgtttttctAACGTGAACTAACGATTTCgaatttgttttcatttgtgtTTTTGCGTGCAGACGATGCAGTCGCCAGCCTGTCCGACGCCGGTCTGAGGATTTCGACGTGCCAGTTGTCGGTCGGAGAGAAGTCGGACGGTAAGACGCAGTGCAGTGTGTACGAAACGACGCCTTGTCAAACCGTCTTGTGTTCGTCACCAGATTGTACTTGCTCGACAACGTTCACTGTGTCGAGTGTAACCGCAGAGTCGGAGACGTCGCCAATGCGCACGCTATCCGGTGAGTTGTTCAGTCATCTCTCTCCCCctttttctctctgtctgtttcaccGCTTTGTCTCATTCTGTCATGCACGGTGTTAGGCGCCGGTAGGTCATCATGCAGTCATAGTTGAAACATGTAGGAGTTGTCTGCCGCCCCAAATCACTTTACGCAGCACCGCAGCCACAAGCTGTTGTACTACGAGTTGGCAGACGACGCACGTGCGGCGGCCATCCGAGACGCATTCGCGGCGCCAACGTTTCGCAAACGATTTCTACTATTTTCGTTTCGGTAGCAGTTCGGTTGAGATTTTAGATGTTGGGTAGCAGGCACACGTTCTTTCGCTGATAAGTATTCTATTCGATAAGGCAACAGGTTGGTATTGGGTGAGTGGGAGGAGCTCTGCATTGAACGGGGAACATGATAAAGAGAGGAATGTGTCGTTGTGTCTAAACAAGTGCCATGTAGTACCCGGTTTGTCTTCCGGGTCGACTAAAAATCGCTCTCCTCGCGTTTGTCGGTGCGGTAGAAGGCGAGACGAGTGCGTCGTGTGGGATGGTGCGTCGGAATGACGCGTTTGGGTCGAGCCTACGTAAACACGGTTATGAGGTAAAGCTTGATGAAAGATGGTGGCTTTCAATGGATTAGTCTCTGTCTACCCCCGGGGACGTGTGTGTGATGACGGGCGGGGACGAATCGGTTTCTGTCGCgtgtgctgttgtgtgtggCTTGTGGGTCTTGTTTGTAGTCGTCAGCGGCGGGCGGTGAGGATGAGAGCTTGTAGCAGAGCTGTGCGTCTGATTAGGCGTCccctgtgtttgtttgagtggcaaCAGGCGTGAGTGGACCGGCGTTTTGAGAGATATATGACTGAGTGGAAGGTGTGTGGGCGGTTAGCTGACTGATTGTCTAACTGAACAACAACATTGAAATTTTATTGAGATTTCCATAGCAACAAAGTGTAGATCAAATATTTTGGGAATTTGTTTTGGTAACGTTGTTTCTGTTTGGCTAAATTTAGAGAAGAGGTTCCTTTCTGGTTAGTCATACTTTAGTGGAAAATGATACTCACACTCTTATGTCTAGGACTTgatttgcacacacacacacacacacacacacacacacacacacacacacacacacacacacacacatttagtCATTCCTAAATATAGGTCAAGCCTGGCtcagtctttctgtttgtgtctttcaTGGATTCTCTTGCTGCATAAAACATTTGTTGGAACTTCTGGTTTTGTCGAGTTTTTCATTGCCTCATATCCTGTGTGTCTCTTACAGAATATGTACAGTCTCTTGGGAGAGGTACACGAAACTGGTGCAACATCGCTTACTGGGAACTCATGCAGAGAGTCGGTCGGATGTATAATGCAACGAGCGAGTGTGTGGATATCTACGCAGAGTCAGCGCTTGCAAACGGCCTGTGTATAGGACCACTTACGAACGACAAGCGATCGGATGCCATCAAGAGAGTGAGAGATCACATTGGACGTGGTATTCAGATTTCGTGTGAAGACGATGGAGTTTGGATCTACAATCAGAGCGACTACCCGATTTTTGCTCAGAGCCCGACTCTGGACTATATGTCAAAGGGCCGACTACCCGCGGTCAAGAAAGTCCAACCCGGCTACTCAACTCGAGTCTTTGATTTTGAGAGATGTCGAGAGATGCTCGAATGCGAGAAGACGCCACAGAGTGGAAACATACCCGACGATCCGTTCTCATTCAGAGTTAGCTTCGCGAAAGGCTGGGGACCTAGCTACACGAGACAATATCCGAGCAGTTGCCCATGCTGGATTGAAGTATTTCTCAATGTCACACGGTAGCAGCACTTGCATTGCCAGCACCACTAAGGATCTCCCCACCACCCTACCCTCGGGATTCTAATAATCTATGATTTTTATGCTGGACTAAGGATAGTTATTTGGTTATGTAAGTGTAAATAGTAGACAATTGAGTGGTTGTAAAGATACGTAGTGAATTGAGATGGTGGACAAGCAAGTCGTGATACTTTTGTGCAGTGACGAgtactgtagtagtgttgCTGCTTGGTGGTGGTTTTGTGTATGGGTTTGCCCATATTGTGGCAGTTAAGAATGGAGTCAATAGAATTAAAGCTGCAGACTGGCGTTTACATTGACAATCAGGGTGCAGTCTGATGATGGGTCAGTCACATGTGATGACTGAGCAATAGTTGAATAATTGAAAGTACATGCTTTTGTCACGTGGTCTCAAAGATGcaagagagaaacagatgagttttgttgctgcttctAATACTAAAATCTTGACTAAATGATATTCTagtttttgtcattgttttgATGTATGTGGATTGCATCATGTTCCGTATTGTTATTCGATTGGCAAATACTGTTTCTATTTTATACAAGACTTCATTGTAAATATGATAAATATCAGTGCATTTTGGTTTTGTGTATGAGAGTGTGAGGTtcgactaattaattaaattaattatatgcaatacagtttttgtgtttgagtgtttatttgtgcgatatgttgtttgtttatttgacaCTGTGCGCTTCTTTTTGTATTTActtgtgcttgtttgctgtacgtgtcacgtgacatcaaCGGTAGTCGTCGCGATCATGTGACGTTTGTTGGGTGTGGTCTTGTTGTAAGATTCTCTGAGTAAAGAAGTTGAGAGACGACGGAAATGGAAGGGAGTGTCGTTGAGGCTGCACGTCGTGGACAGTGGGATAAAGTGAAGGACCTAGTGGACAGGGGAGGTGACGTCAATATACGGGATGGAATGGGATGGACAGCTCTACACCATGCGGCTAATCATACTAATGTAGAGATGTGTAAATTTCTACTTGGTCGTGGGGCGGACGTCGCTGCTCGAGACAAAGATGGCGATATGGCAATTAGCACAGCGATTTGGTCACTTGGTTCGAATTGTCTTGATGTTGTTCGTCTGCTACTAACAGACGTTACTGTGAATGCAGTAAACAACGATGGTAAATGTCCTTTGCATTGCGCAGCTCTGCTCTCTCTTGTTGATATTGTGCAGCTGCTTGTGGATCATGGAGCTCATACCAATGTGGTAGATAAGGATGGATATACACCACTACATGAAGCAAACAGAGGGAGACGTGATGTTCCTAAAGTGAA from Corticium candelabrum chromosome 12, ooCorCand1.1, whole genome shotgun sequence includes these protein-coding regions:
- the LOC134188036 gene encoding mothers against decapentaplegic homolog 6-like is translated as MFKSKRNALIKALWRSRVVEKESAIEETLYQACKCLFKRLKKNKDLEDLRELVVAARDGGEESSGPCFFADCDEIETQAGRLSPEVLTCRVWRWVDVDERSRLKSRPCCERKSRKSDDGLVCINPYHYSRIDREDDAVASLSDAGLRISTCQLSVGEKSDDCTCSTTFTVSSVTAESETSPMRTLSEYVQSLGRGTRNWCNIAYWELMQRVGRMYNATSECVDIYAESALANGLCIGPLTNDKRSDAIKRVRDHIGRGIQISCEDDGVWIYNQSDYPIFAQSPTLDYMSKGRLPAVKKVQPGYSTRVFDFERCREMLECEKTPQSGNIPDDPFSFRVSFAKGWGPSYTRQYPSSCPCWIEVFLNVTR